The Blastocatellia bacterium genome contains a region encoding:
- a CDS encoding Nramp family divalent metal transporter, whose translation MPRHKEKTVTPSPVRVMQEAEPDALPSGSPHLPPFEVAELPPYPGSFWRVVGPGAVLLGLSIGAGELIIWPTVVGRYGAGMIWAAGVGILLQMIINLELARYALATGETAYTGYARLWRGFAHIFILLTLTSWLLPGWARSCGEAVRALVLGPQVTAHDGGPDWAWTTLTFAAVAVILFGPKIIYRSVEISTEVMVVIILVGLIVLALFMGTSDTWARLGRGVLNLGHKEPDVSYAEFFSWIVFAGAGGTANLFYTFYLRDKNLGMGIHVPVLTNILRDRSPRDSLTGYRFPDHPVQQRRWRQWWRHAVQDQVLFFWFLNSVTILLFIFASLAVVFPLTEQGVITWQGTKAFYEGKEISFLALEALVLGRFFRGATTIFLLVAVATLLSTQLTLVDGVSRSLADIIHTNFRAARSRPLGFWYAVTAIAWIVLGCLLTYVLETSTRAQSFLFLTGFSGGIAMALYCPLTLLMNRRFLPRSARPGWLMTALMIGVSAFYIGYAASSVIAPIVSWVTSRL comes from the coding sequence ATGCCGCGTCACAAGGAGAAGACGGTCACGCCCTCTCCGGTGAGGGTAATGCAGGAGGCCGAACCGGATGCGCTCCCTTCGGGGAGCCCGCACCTGCCGCCGTTTGAGGTGGCCGAGTTGCCTCCTTATCCCGGCAGTTTCTGGCGCGTGGTGGGACCGGGAGCAGTCCTGCTCGGTCTTTCCATCGGAGCCGGGGAGTTGATCATCTGGCCAACGGTCGTCGGACGCTACGGGGCCGGGATGATCTGGGCTGCCGGTGTGGGCATTTTGCTGCAAATGATCATCAATCTGGAGCTGGCCCGCTATGCCCTGGCAACGGGGGAAACGGCCTATACGGGATATGCCCGGCTCTGGCGGGGCTTCGCCCATATCTTTATTCTCCTGACGCTCACTTCCTGGTTGCTGCCGGGCTGGGCCCGCAGTTGCGGTGAAGCCGTACGCGCTCTGGTGCTCGGCCCGCAGGTTACGGCGCACGATGGAGGACCCGATTGGGCCTGGACGACTCTCACCTTTGCCGCTGTGGCGGTCATTCTCTTCGGCCCCAAAATCATCTATCGCTCGGTCGAAATTTCCACCGAAGTGATGGTCGTGATTATCCTTGTCGGCCTCATCGTCCTCGCCCTGTTCATGGGGACATCCGACACCTGGGCTCGCCTGGGGCGCGGCGTGCTCAATCTCGGGCATAAAGAACCCGACGTGAGCTACGCGGAATTTTTCAGTTGGATCGTTTTCGCTGGGGCCGGAGGCACAGCCAATCTTTTTTATACGTTTTACCTCCGCGATAAGAACCTGGGCATGGGAATTCACGTCCCGGTCCTGACGAATATCTTACGCGACCGCAGCCCGCGCGATTCTCTGACCGGATATCGGTTCCCCGATCATCCCGTTCAGCAGCGACGGTGGCGACAGTGGTGGCGCCACGCCGTTCAGGATCAGGTCCTCTTTTTCTGGTTTTTGAACAGTGTGACGATTTTGCTCTTCATTTTCGCATCGCTGGCCGTCGTTTTCCCGTTGACGGAGCAGGGAGTGATCACCTGGCAGGGGACCAAAGCGTTTTATGAGGGGAAGGAGATCAGTTTCCTGGCGCTCGAAGCGCTTGTGCTCGGTCGTTTCTTTCGCGGAGCCACGACGATCTTTTTGCTGGTGGCAGTAGCTACTCTGCTGTCCACTCAGTTGACGCTGGTGGATGGCGTTTCCCGCAGCCTGGCCGACATCATTCACACGAATTTTCGCGCGGCCCGATCGCGTCCGCTGGGATTTTGGTATGCGGTGACGGCCATCGCCTGGATCGTCCTGGGGTGTCTGCTGACCTACGTCCTGGAGACGAGCACTCGTGCCCAGAGCTTTCTCTTCCTGACCGGATTCTCGGGCGGAATCGCCATGGCTCTTTATTGTCCACTGACGTTGCTCATGAATCGTCGCTTCCTCCCCCGAAGCGCCCGCCCCGGCTGGCTCATGACGGCGCTCATGATCGGAGTCAGCGCCTTCTATATCGGATATGCCGCTTCATCGGTCATCGCACCGATAGTCTCCTGGGTAACATCGAGGTTATAG